Below is a window of Tolypothrix bouteillei VB521301 DNA.
CAAACAGTACACTGGCGTGACGCCAAAGACGTTTAGGGCGTCGCGGTAACGATCGCAGCAAGATTTGCACAGAGGAAGCAAAACTTGTCAAGCATTGGGTGAGGGGCGATCGCTACACTCAGCGTATTCCACTATTTCAATGGGAAAAACGCTAATGATGGCACCCTTAACAATCAATCCTGATGTTGCTACCTTTATTAATGTATTTACGGTCGAACCGTTCAGACAGAACGTACTTGTCAATCGCATTAAGTTTGATGCAGAAACTACGATCTGCAAACAGGCGGGATTTATCAGGGCGATTGTCCACCGCAGTTTAGATGGCTCTAAAGTAGTGAACCTTGTGCAATGGGAAAGTGTGGAAGCAAGCAGGGCAATTCACCATAATCCAGATATTGCTGCTAGTTTTGCCAGCTACCAAGAGCTTGGTGTTCGGATGGATTTGCGCTATTACGAAACGGCATTAATGACAGCACAGCCTTTTACGATCCAAACTCACGATGGTTTAATGGCTCAAATCGACGTACTGCAGGTAGCACCAGACGATCCGCAACTCCTGCTCGAATACGCGAGACAACACTCCAATCCGGCGATCGCTTCAGCAGACGATCGCTCAACCGTTTGGTTTCGGAGCCTTGATGGTATTCGCGTGATTCGCTTTAGCTACTCACAAGGAAGCAACCACAATGAGAACACTCAAGTTTTTGCAACGGAAAATTGGATTGAGCAAGTCACTTCTCATTGTTACCAGGTTGAGTTTGTGATAACGAAGCAGAGTTTATTGGTTTGAACTAATTTTTTAATTCCAGCAGTCATTCCCGATCTTTTTCCTCTGCGCTCAAGTGCGTACTCTGCAGTTCAAAAATAATTTATTTAACTGCAGAGACGCTGAGGACGCAGAAATTTGGAGATATGATACCGACGCAATCCTTTGCATATTGTCGGCATATTCTAACATATACAGCCCAAAGGCGAGAGTTTAATGGGATTGAAACGAGCAAGCGATCGCAAGTTCAGAGTGTTGTAAAAGTGTATTGCGATCGAGACAATAGGGTTTGTATTGTGGAGTTGCAGCGAGTAGTTTCTCAATTCTCACTCGAGCTGCTTCAACTACCGATTCAGAGAGACTACCACTCTCAAGAGAGTCTGAAAAATCTCGCCCAATCTTGTGGATTCGTTCTGAGGATGAGGAAGGAAGGTTGCGAGATACGATTAATAGATCGCAGCCAGCATGAAAAGTTTGTCCCACAGTTCCACTTTGAGTATACATATCTGAGACAGCTTTCATATCCAAATCGTCAGACACAACTACCCCCTCAAAACCCAATTCCTCTCGAAGAATACCGTGCAGAATTGGTTTTGATAGGGTAGCTGGGACATTTGGATCTATTTTGGAAAACAAGATATGAGCAGTCATCATAATGGGAACTTGCTTTTCAATCAGTGCTTTGAAGGTGATCAGTTCGCGATTTCGCAGTTCCTCTATAGATAAATTGAGAGTCGGTAACTCTAAGTGAGAATCAGTGCTGGTGTCGCCATGACCTGGGAAATGTTTGGCACATCCAATAATTCCTGAGTCTTGCAGACCAAGGTAGTAATCAATAATACCTTGAGCAGCCATTTGCGGAGTTTCTCCAAAAGCGCGAGGTCCAATAACTGGGTTGTTGGAATTGGAAAAAATATCGGCGACAGGAGACCAAGAGACATTAATTCCCAAAGATTTCAGTTCTACTCCTGTGGCTGCTGCGATTTCACGGGATTTAGATTTGTAAAGTAAGGCATGAGGAAATCGGGTTAGGGGTGGTGGGGTGCGATGGACTCGACCACCTTCATGGTCTAGGGTGAGAAACATTGAATCGCGATCGCTGTACTGCTTTATTTGGTCTATCAACTCACTAAAGCTTTGCAACCACACTTCATAAGGAGCATCGTAACGAAAGTTCTTTTGAAAGAAAATAACTCCAACTGGTTTTAACTCATTCAGTATCCGCTTATCATCATCATTGAGCGTAGTTCCAGAAATACCAACGATCAGATGATTTCCAAAACGTTGAAGTTTTTGTGTGACTGCCATTTTTCCTCCTAACAACTGTACAAATGAGGACGGGTAAGGATACCCATCCCACAAGAATCTAATTTAATTCAGTTATGTAAATTTAATTTTTAGGTGAGTTCGCCTGAATCTAAGTTCAGTTTAATCGCTTAAATCATTTTGGTACTTTTGTAACAGTGTCTGAATCAACTGAGATGAAGCTCAAAAGGTGGTTTGCTGGAGACAGTTAATCGATATCAGTCAAAGATAAAAAATTGGTGATGTATCCGAAACTACAATCATTAATAATTCAGCTTTCCTTCTTGTCGCAGTGGCTCGTGAGTTTGGCGATCGCGCCCGCAATCTGTTTCGTGATACTGTCAATCAACACCTTATTATTTTGACAAATGCATCACCTTCTAAGTGCGTAGACCCCCTATCTGATGCCTACGGTGTACACACATTTTTAGAGATCTCCCTAAAACCTCCGATAAATTGGGGGACTTGAAAAATTTCCCCCCTTTTTAAGGGGGGTTAGGGGGGATCGAAACCGCAAGAATGCACTTTAGAAGACTTGTGTACACCACCGTAGCTATCTGATGCTGGAAGGATGACCTTGCAAGTGCTGATTTTGATTAAAAAGCTGGTAGCGAAATTTCCGCAGTGGTCATTGGTAGTTGATGGGGTGCTGGTAGAGTGGGATGGGTAGCGGTCGTTTCACCAATAATATCGACTACCTTAGTTAATTTTCCATTGCTCCATAGCTTTCTAAAAGTTGAATTATTTCTGACAACTTGGTGTCATCCCAAAAACCTTGTTTGCTTAATTCTTCTGCAACTGCAAGAGCAGTAAAGTTATTTTCATCTTTTGCATTAAAGTCAGCACCAAGTTCAAGTAATTGCCGAACAGCTTTTGTATTTAACTTAAAGACTGCTAACATTAAAACAGTTTCACCTTGGCTAGAACTGCTATTAATATCTGCTCCAGCTTCAAGTAATGCTTGGAATATTTCATGGCTAATTTTCGCAGAATTTAAAGCAATCATTAGCGGTGTATATCCCTGTATACTCTCTTCTTTAAGATTAGGATTAGCACCAGCTTCTAATAAAATACGAACAACTGATAATTGATTATTTCTTATAGCTTTATGCAATGCTGCTTCACCATTAGAGCTAATTGCATTTACATCTATGCCTTGAGAAATTGCATTAGAAACAACATTAATATTCCCGAAGAAAGCATCATCAACAAATGCTTCAACAGCATAGTTGTTCTTTTTTTGATGATAAATAAACCATTTCGGTAATGATTTTTCTGAGATTTCCCGAAGTTCGGGAGATGTTAATGGTGCTAAGTAATCAAAAGCCTCTTGCCAAGCCATACGAGTAGCAATTTGTAAAGCAAAGTCGTAACCGCCATCTACCGCATTAACATCTGCGCCTGCTTCAACCAAAAGTTTAACATAATCAATATTACCAACCTCAACAAGGCACATTAATATAGTTTTTCCATCTTCATCTTTTTCATTTATATCTAAACAACTAGTTTCCATTAAATTATTAAATACTTCTAATACAGCTTGACAATATATTTCTTCATCTTCTATACATTGTTTTGTTTTTATATACTCTTTTATCTTCTTATCAACTAATTCAAAAAAAAACATATTTGATTTCAGTACTTAAAAATTACTAAAAAACTATATATATGAAAATATTTTTCAACAAAAAGTAATATTTCCATATAAGGTTTGGACTGGGTGGATAGAGTCATGTGCAGTTATGATAGATAGCGCCAGAAAATATAGTTATTGAGACGGTAGTCAATATGACATCAAGTATATTGAATGATAACAACGCTGTTGAAGTAGATGGCGTCCGTTTTGAAACTATAGTGCTGGAGCCAGTGTTCAACGTACCAAAAAGAACCTTGGTGCAGAAACTGCTGTGCGTATTACAACCTTTATTACCAATACCACCTGGGTATTTTTCCCCTAGATATTCTGTAAAGATTGGTATTCGTATTACTAATAACACCCCAACTCCTCTTCGATTTAGCTTGTATTTCACCTTGTTTCCGGAAATTGTGAGTGTAGATAGTCCAGATAGTCCAATTTCCTTTGAAGGGGGCTGTATTAGCCCCAGAGCGCCCTTAGAATCTGATTTTCCTTTTGTCATACCTGGAGAAAGTGTGGCCTTCTTTCCTAATGCAGAAATCTTTTGGATTTGGGGCGAAAGGCTTGGACTTAGCATGGATAGCGGAGAAGGTGGTAAATGGATTTTTCAACCTTTTAAGCTTGGTAATTATCAGTTCCGGTTTACGTATAACAATCTAAAGGCAATGGTAACAATGTACGGTTCTGTGAGTACAGATACAAAGTTAATAGAAGGACTCTGGACGGGTCAAGTAACAACTCCCCTTGTGGATTTACATTTAGTCCATCTGTAAAGTGAAAGTTAACTAAGCTCACTTACTATTTGGGAATTAGGTGAAAATTAAGTTAAAGGTAATTGAACCGTAAAAATACTGCCTTTTCCCAACTCACTTTGTACGCTCAAGCTACCTTTATGTGCTTGTACGATCGCCTGTGCGATCGCTAATCCCAATCCAGAACCGCCCGTGCTGCGAGAGCGATCGCTATTCACTCGATAAAATCTGTCAAAAATTCGTTTGTGTTCGTGAGGTGCAATCCCTATTCCACTATCTTGAACTTGAATTATGGCATGACAGCTATCACTATCCAAAATAACCTGAACTTGACCGCCAATTGGCGTGTATTGAATGCCATTCACAATCAAATTAGAAACCAAACGATAAATTTGCTCCTCATTACCGATTGCATGCAAAATTTGCTGTTTTCGGACTTCAGATTTCAAATGAATTTGAGATGCGATCGCCAAAGCTGCCAGCTCCTCAATTAAATCATCCACAATGTCATTAAGACAACAACGCTCTCGTTTTACCGACACAGCTTGTCTATCCATGCGAGCTAGTAGAAGCAAATCGGTCACCAAAGCCGTTAAACGCTGATTTTGACGCTGTACAGTTGTTAATATATCCCGTGCTTCTTTGTCATCCAAATCACTCATTAACAGCGCAGACTCCACCGTTGCTTGTGTTGCAGCTAAAGGTGTTCGTAACTCGTGAGCTGCATCCGCCGTAAATTGTTCTACTTGCCTGTAAGATTTGTATATTGGTAGCATTGCCAATTCAGACAACCACCAGCTTGCACCACCTACCAAAATCATCGCCAATGGCAATCCCAATAATAAAGCTAACCTCACATTAGCTAAGTAGCGATCCACATCTTGAAGACTGCGCCCCATTTGCATATGTCCCCAAGGTTGACGATCCCTGGTATGCAGCTCTAGAGAAATCTGATGATAGCGATTTCCGCTTGCATCTGTAAGAGTTTTCCAGACGATATCACCAGGGGTTACAGGTAACTTTTCCGGTTCAAAACCAGCAGTAGCAACAACCCGTCCGGAACGATCTAGCAACCGGACGTAGTAATTACCTTGGTGAACCGCACCCAGAATGTGGCGTTTTGGTTCTGGTTCTGGCAAAAGCTGTCGGGCGGATGGTTCGAGACGTTCTGGTTGCTTCAACTCATTTTCAACACTGTCGTGTAAAGTTCCAGCAACAGTTTCCAATTCCCGATTCACAGTTTCCCAGTGAGCATGAACGATGGCTTCGTATACCCCCAAGCCGCACAAACTCAGTATGAAGCCCATAACTACAGCATACCAGCCAGCCAGCCGCAAACGAGTTTGAGTAAAAAGCTTATGTTGGTTCATCGGTTGTATTGAGACGGTAACCCTTACCATGAACCGTTTCAATGATATGGGTACTATCGACTTGTGCTAGTTGTCGTCTCAGCAGACGTATTTGTGCGGCAACAACATTACTTATAGTATCTGCATTCGCCTCCCAAAGCTGATTGCGAATTTGGTCGGTTGTTACAATTTGGTTGGGATGCTTCATAAAATATTCTAAGAGTTGAAATTCCTTATTAGTTAAAAGAATTTCTTTTTTGTTACCATTTGCCGTCGAACAGTAAACAGTACGATCGCCATAATCTAACGTTAGGTTAGCAACCTGTAATTGTTGAGGTTGAAACTGAGGAGAACGTCGCTGTAAAGCACGCAATCTTGCTAACAATTCTGCCATCCCAAAGGGCTTGACCAAATAATCATCTGCACCTGCATCCAGCCCGGTGACTTTGTCTTCCATACTGTCTTTAGCAGTTAGCATCAACACAGGTAAAGAATTCTTTTTAGCCCGCAACCGCTTGCACAACTCGATTCCCGACAATCCAGGAAGCAACCAGTCAAAGATTGCGAGAGTATATTGCGTCCAACCTCGTTCGAGATAATCCCATGCTTCGGAACCATCCATCACCCAGTCTACAACATACTTTTCCTGGTTGAGAACTCGCTTCATCGCAGCGCCTAAATCTGGTTCATCTTCTACTAGTAAAAGTCTCATATTCTTTAATTAGTTGTTGGTTGTTAGTGGTTAGTTGGCTACTAACCACTAACCACTATCATCTTATTTATTAAATGTAAAACGTCCATCTACTTTTTTACCACCAATATTAGATGTAACTCTTACTTGATATTGACCCGTTGCCTTTTCTGCAAGCATTCCTTCGTAGTGTTTTCCACTTGCATCATAGGTGAGGGGAATTGTCTTTTGCGTCCCGTCTG
It encodes the following:
- a CDS encoding antibiotic biosynthesis monooxygenase family protein; the protein is MMAPLTINPDVATFINVFTVEPFRQNVLVNRIKFDAETTICKQAGFIRAIVHRSLDGSKVVNLVQWESVEASRAIHHNPDIAASFASYQELGVRMDLRYYETALMTAQPFTIQTHDGLMAQIDVLQVAPDDPQLLLEYARQHSNPAIASADDRSTVWFRSLDGIRVIRFSYSQGSNHNENTQVFATENWIEQVTSHCYQVEFVITKQSLLV
- a CDS encoding glycoside hydrolase family 3 N-terminal domain-containing protein yields the protein MAVTQKLQRFGNHLIVGISGTTLNDDDKRILNELKPVGVIFFQKNFRYDAPYEVWLQSFSELIDQIKQYSDRDSMFLTLDHEGGRVHRTPPPLTRFPHALLYKSKSREIAAATGVELKSLGINVSWSPVADIFSNSNNPVIGPRAFGETPQMAAQGIIDYYLGLQDSGIIGCAKHFPGHGDTSTDSHLELPTLNLSIEELRNRELITFKALIEKQVPIMMTAHILFSKIDPNVPATLSKPILHGILREELGFEGVVVSDDLDMKAVSDMYTQSGTVGQTFHAGCDLLIVSRNLPSSSSERIHKIGRDFSDSLESGSLSESVVEAARVRIEKLLAATPQYKPYCLDRNTLLQHSELAIACSFQSH
- a CDS encoding ankyrin repeat domain-containing protein — encoded protein: MFFFELVDKKIKEYIKTKQCIEDEEIYCQAVLEVFNNLMETSCLDINEKDEDGKTILMCLVEVGNIDYVKLLVEAGADVNAVDGGYDFALQIATRMAWQEAFDYLAPLTSPELREISEKSLPKWFIYHQKKNNYAVEAFVDDAFFGNINVVSNAISQGIDVNAISSNGEAALHKAIRNNQLSVVRILLEAGANPNLKEESIQGYTPLMIALNSAKISHEIFQALLEAGADINSSSSQGETVLMLAVFKLNTKAVRQLLELGADFNAKDENNFTALAVAEELSKQGFWDDTKLSEIIQLLESYGAMEN
- the rppB gene encoding two-component system sensor histidine kinase RppB, translated to MNQHKLFTQTRLRLAGWYAVVMGFILSLCGLGVYEAIVHAHWETVNRELETVAGTLHDSVENELKQPERLEPSARQLLPEPEPKRHILGAVHQGNYYVRLLDRSGRVVATAGFEPEKLPVTPGDIVWKTLTDASGNRYHQISLELHTRDRQPWGHMQMGRSLQDVDRYLANVRLALLLGLPLAMILVGGASWWLSELAMLPIYKSYRQVEQFTADAAHELRTPLAATQATVESALLMSDLDDKEARDILTTVQRQNQRLTALVTDLLLLARMDRQAVSVKRERCCLNDIVDDLIEELAALAIASQIHLKSEVRKQQILHAIGNEEQIYRLVSNLIVNGIQYTPIGGQVQVILDSDSCHAIIQVQDSGIGIAPHEHKRIFDRFYRVNSDRSRSTGGSGLGLAIAQAIVQAHKGSLSVQSELGKGSIFTVQLPLT
- the rppA gene encoding two-component system response regulator RppA; amino-acid sequence: MRLLLVEDEPDLGAAMKRVLNQEKYVVDWVMDGSEAWDYLERGWTQYTLAIFDWLLPGLSGIELCKRLRAKKNSLPVLMLTAKDSMEDKVTGLDAGADDYLVKPFGMAELLARLRALQRRSPQFQPQQLQVANLTLDYGDRTVYCSTANGNKKEILLTNKEFQLLEYFMKHPNQIVTTDQIRNQLWEANADTISNVVAAQIRLLRRQLAQVDSTHIIETVHGKGYRLNTTDEPT